The following coding sequences lie in one Polluticoccus soli genomic window:
- the aroA gene encoding 3-phosphoshikimate 1-carboxyvinyltransferase encodes MQAAISPGNLFGDIQVPASKSMMQRVCAAALLHNGKTTIINPGMSDDDNAALNIIQALGADVEQLDNRIEITSHGIFPKTDSIFCGESGLAARLFIPIAALSNKAIRIDGSGSLITRPLDLFTEVLPRMNVTVQHNSGKLPFVVQGPLQAKDIELDGSLSSQFLSGILFAAGYDLQEPINITVNELKSIPYIDLTLAVLKRFGYVIGHNGYKVFTIQPRVNVPNEITIDIEGDWSSAAVLMVGAALTGAAKFSGLSINSQQADTAILQALNLAGAQVTVDNTIEVKQGPLKGFEFDATHCPDLFPALAILASCCPGESRIHGVHRLIHKESNRIESISDMLEAFEVFHAVEDDALYIEGKRTFEPAKIFSHNDHRIAMAAAIGALRAYDTVYITNADSVNKSYPNFFTDLQKLGAHVRMAFDTYE; translated from the coding sequence ATGCAAGCAGCCATTAGCCCGGGAAACCTCTTTGGAGATATCCAGGTTCCTGCTTCAAAAAGCATGATGCAACGGGTGTGCGCTGCCGCATTGCTGCATAATGGTAAAACAACCATTATTAACCCGGGTATGTCAGATGATGACAATGCAGCGCTTAACATTATACAAGCGCTGGGAGCTGATGTAGAGCAATTGGACAACCGCATTGAGATAACTAGTCATGGTATATTTCCGAAGACAGATTCTATCTTTTGCGGGGAGAGCGGGCTTGCTGCCAGGCTATTCATACCCATTGCCGCCTTGTCGAATAAAGCGATTCGTATAGATGGCTCGGGCAGCTTAATAACACGCCCACTCGACTTGTTTACCGAAGTGCTGCCAAGAATGAATGTTACCGTTCAGCACAATTCTGGCAAACTACCATTTGTGGTTCAGGGTCCTCTTCAGGCTAAGGATATTGAACTGGATGGCTCTTTGTCCTCTCAGTTTCTCAGCGGCATTTTATTTGCAGCGGGATACGATTTGCAAGAACCAATAAACATCACTGTCAACGAGCTCAAAAGCATTCCTTATATCGATCTTACACTGGCTGTACTCAAGCGGTTTGGCTACGTGATCGGGCATAATGGCTACAAAGTTTTCACCATCCAGCCAAGGGTCAACGTTCCAAACGAGATTACCATTGACATAGAAGGAGATTGGAGCAGTGCTGCTGTATTGATGGTAGGAGCGGCATTAACAGGTGCTGCTAAGTTCTCGGGATTGAGCATCAACAGCCAACAGGCAGATACTGCTATTCTGCAAGCACTAAACCTTGCCGGAGCTCAAGTAACTGTAGATAATACGATCGAAGTCAAACAAGGCCCGTTGAAAGGATTTGAATTTGACGCGACTCACTGCCCTGATCTTTTCCCGGCACTAGCCATACTCGCATCCTGCTGCCCCGGCGAAAGCCGCATACATGGCGTACATCGATTGATCCATAAAGAAAGCAACAGGATAGAAAGTATCTCTGATATGCTGGAGGCCTTTGAAGTATTTCATGCGGTTGAGGATGATGCTTTATATATCGAGGGCAAGCGCACTTTTGAGCCAGCTAAAATATTTTCACACAACGACCATCGCATAGCTATGGCTGCTGCTATCGGCGCCCTGAGAGCCTATGACACAGTTTACATTACAAATGCAGATTCGGTAAATAAATCTTATCCGAATTTTTTCACAGATTTGCAGAAGCTAGGCGCTCATGTGCGCATGGCATTTGACACTTATGAATAG
- a CDS encoding ArnT family glycosyltransferase — MSFLRSPYVPGVLLFAIAFIVGLISYQDYGMSWDETAQREIGNVNYNYIIHGDRASLDNYFNKDYGPAFEVVLIGIEKTLGIQKYRDVYLMRHLACHILFLIGCLSAYILVFRTYKNVLLASISFLIILLFPRFYAHSYFNSKDVVFLSFFFITLLAIYRAFETKRIKWYIIAGLLCGYTTCIRILGVIMPAAVGLVLLLNAIVCIRIDKQLLRPVILRIVSFALSCILATIFFWPLLWTGPVNNFIESYQRMAHFRWDGTVLLQGAYVNATDLPIQYFPLWFSLTTPILWLLLGVVGIVWFVIDFLKKPVIYLTDLPRSSFIVYFLVFFLPVCMVVILHAVIYDDWRHLYFIFAGFLMFVILAIQKLLATRLKIAVVGVSVLQLGLLAFFMIKNHPFQQLYFNELMSRSPEYIRHNYEMDYWGASTKQAFEYILEHDSASSIRIGGPDGHYAIPNNFYFLTEHQRSRIVLVGEKDKWDYFVTFFRYHPEDYEGQRTVYDFKVNNSTVLRVSKPASK; from the coding sequence ATGAGTTTTCTTCGTTCGCCTTATGTTCCCGGCGTCTTGTTATTTGCTATTGCCTTTATAGTGGGTTTAATCAGCTATCAGGACTATGGAATGTCTTGGGATGAGACGGCCCAACGGGAAATTGGTAACGTTAACTATAACTATATTATACACGGAGACCGTGCTTCATTAGACAATTATTTTAACAAAGACTACGGTCCTGCCTTCGAGGTAGTGTTAATAGGAATCGAAAAAACACTGGGCATACAGAAGTATCGTGATGTTTACCTGATGCGGCACCTGGCTTGCCACATATTGTTTCTTATTGGGTGTCTATCTGCCTACATTCTTGTGTTTAGAACCTATAAAAATGTCCTGCTCGCAAGCATTTCATTTCTGATCATTCTGTTATTTCCCCGGTTTTATGCACATTCCTACTTCAACAGCAAGGACGTGGTTTTTCTTTCATTTTTTTTCATCACTCTTCTGGCAATTTACCGAGCATTTGAAACTAAAAGGATCAAGTGGTATATCATTGCGGGGCTTTTATGCGGATATACAACATGTATTCGAATATTGGGAGTAATCATGCCTGCTGCTGTAGGGTTGGTGCTGTTGCTTAATGCAATAGTGTGTATAAGGATAGACAAGCAACTTTTGCGACCGGTGATCCTACGGATCGTCTCTTTTGCGTTGTCCTGCATTTTGGCTACAATATTTTTCTGGCCTTTGCTATGGACAGGACCCGTAAATAATTTTATTGAAAGCTATCAACGGATGGCGCATTTTCGCTGGGATGGTACGGTACTTTTGCAGGGCGCCTACGTAAACGCTACAGATCTGCCGATACAATATTTTCCACTGTGGTTTTCCTTAACTACGCCTATCCTGTGGCTTTTACTCGGTGTTGTAGGAATAGTTTGGTTCGTGATCGATTTCTTAAAGAAGCCGGTAATATATCTGACTGATCTTCCCAGAAGCAGTTTTATAGTTTATTTCCTGGTATTCTTCTTGCCGGTTTGTATGGTTGTTATCCTGCATGCGGTTATATATGATGACTGGCGTCACTTATATTTTATTTTCGCTGGTTTTTTGATGTTTGTCATTTTGGCAATACAGAAGCTGCTAGCAACCCGGTTGAAGATTGCTGTTGTTGGTGTTTCAGTTTTGCAACTTGGCTTGCTTGCCTTTTTTATGATCAAAAATCATCCTTTTCAGCAATTGTACTTCAATGAATTGATGAGTAGGAGCCCTGAATATATTCGGCATAATTACGAAATGGATTATTGGGGGGCAAGTACGAAGCAAGCATTTGAATATATCCTGGAACACGATTCTGCTTCTTCAATTCGAATAGGTGGCCCGGACGGCCATTATGCTATTCCTAATAATTTTTATTTCCTTACGGAACATCAACGGAGCCGCATAGTTTTGGTGGGTGAAAAGGATAAGTGGGACTATTTTGTTACTTTTTTTCGGTACCACCCTGAAGATTATGAAGGGCAGAGAACTGTCTATGATTTTAAGGTGAATAACAGCACCGTCTTGCGCGTCAGTAAGCCTGCCAGTAAATAA
- a CDS encoding S8 family peptidase, with translation MRWWGSLLCLLVCVQSEILFAQPQYAFRVSFTDKQGSPPVSNPQAFLSQRSIDRRTAQGLSVDSTDRPVSTDYIDSVLTITGGILHLTSRWLNHCVVLTNDSTDILLLNGKPYIAALKHIATYPTGLHNRQTGKGKFDSETELSGLAKTSASPAFYGTTYNQTHTVNGDHLHNYGFRGEGKLIAVLDEGFSWVNTNRAFDYMRNSGRLVDKRNFVYDSDSVYGYSSHGTSSLSTIAAYVPDTFVGAAPDAQYALYITEYALEEQEIELDNMLAATERADSIGADIVTESLGYNLYTNPFYYPFVYADIDGKSSVAAKAANLAVSKGMIFVASAGNEGGGGWNYILTPGDADSAITVGSVNEFKVPATNSGFGPNASGRRKPDVCMVGNPAAVLSTGVNANFINGTSFATPQLAGWAACLWQSSPSRNAYQIKRAIVESAHAYTTPDNHLGYGVPDFKKAQELLGIKGPALSSDNWLAVWPNPFTKDLTVKLYHDSGEVELLLTAMDGRKILLEKRVLHTSTHYLTIETPQLPVGVYFLTVTDADRKHTVRLEKN, from the coding sequence ATGCGTTGGTGGGGGAGTCTCTTGTGTTTGTTGGTTTGTGTACAGAGCGAAATATTATTCGCGCAGCCTCAGTATGCCTTTCGCGTAAGTTTTACAGATAAGCAGGGTTCACCTCCGGTTTCCAATCCACAGGCCTTTCTTTCACAACGGTCAATAGACAGGCGCACCGCGCAGGGATTGTCAGTTGATTCTACCGATCGACCGGTATCTACCGATTATATAGATAGTGTACTCACCATAACCGGTGGCATTTTGCACCTTACATCACGATGGCTGAACCATTGTGTGGTACTGACCAATGATTCCACCGACATATTGTTGTTGAATGGCAAGCCCTATATCGCTGCTCTAAAACACATCGCTACTTATCCCACCGGTTTACATAATCGTCAAACTGGTAAAGGTAAATTTGATTCTGAAACAGAACTCTCCGGCCTGGCGAAAACTTCGGCAAGTCCGGCGTTTTATGGAACGACATACAATCAGACTCATACGGTAAACGGCGACCATCTTCATAATTATGGTTTCAGGGGTGAAGGAAAGCTCATTGCAGTTTTGGACGAAGGTTTTAGTTGGGTGAATACTAACCGGGCTTTTGACTACATGCGTAACTCTGGTCGCCTGGTTGACAAACGCAATTTTGTATACGACTCCGATAGTGTCTATGGGTATTCGTCGCACGGTACCTCTTCTTTGTCTACAATTGCAGCGTATGTGCCGGATACATTTGTAGGTGCTGCACCGGATGCGCAATATGCCTTATATATTACCGAATATGCATTGGAAGAGCAGGAGATCGAGCTCGATAACATGCTGGCAGCTACGGAGCGTGCAGATAGCATAGGCGCAGATATTGTTACCGAATCACTCGGCTATAACTTGTATACAAATCCATTTTACTATCCTTTTGTATACGCTGATATCGACGGCAAATCAAGTGTAGCTGCTAAGGCAGCAAATTTGGCTGTAAGCAAAGGAATGATCTTCGTTGCCTCGGCCGGCAACGAGGGTGGCGGCGGTTGGAACTATATACTTACGCCAGGAGATGCTGACAGTGCCATAACCGTGGGTTCTGTAAACGAGTTTAAAGTACCTGCCACCAATAGTGGCTTTGGGCCTAATGCTTCGGGTCGCCGTAAGCCTGATGTTTGTATGGTTGGTAACCCTGCGGCGGTGCTTTCAACAGGTGTCAACGCAAACTTTATTAATGGTACTTCCTTTGCTACCCCACAGCTAGCGGGGTGGGCCGCCTGCCTCTGGCAATCATCTCCAAGCCGTAATGCGTACCAGATAAAAAGAGCGATTGTTGAAAGCGCTCATGCCTATACTACGCCGGATAACCACTTGGGTTATGGCGTGCCCGATTTCAAAAAAGCGCAAGAGCTCCTCGGCATCAAAGGCCCGGCACTTAGCTCAGACAATTGGCTAGCCGTTTGGCCTAACCCATTTACCAAAGACCTTACGGTGAAGCTGTACCATGACAGTGGGGAGGTAGAACTGCTATTGACCGCGATGGATGGGAGAAAAATACTTTTAGAGAAAAGGGTGCTGCATACAAGTACGCATTACCTCACAATTGAGACACCACAGTTGCCTGTAGGGGTCTATTTTCTGACCGTTACAGATGCCGACCGCAAACATACCGTTCGACTGGAAAAAAATTGA
- a CDS encoding DNA polymerase/3'-5' exonuclease PolX, protein MTNYEIADHFSLLSKLMDIHGENSFKSKSYSIAAFNIEKLPVEIEDMDDSQLFSQKGIGESTGKKIREIQQSGKLDALEKIMSTTPLGVLEMLHIKGLGPKKISVIWKEMGIETLGELEYACNENRLAAIKGFGAKTQDGVLQSISYYRKNQGFHLWADVEETAIHLVIQLQKTFTGNLFALTGDMRRQNEVVEFVEIVSDITKETAIRQFEAIADTVVEEDPNNLLIIRIPEQPVIKFHLCNTAAFYHTLFATTGSSEFMKAFLEKYTLPATPENEEVIFTQNNLSYIQPAMRETAGILDKAAAHTMYDIIMPPDIKGIIHSHSTWSDGADTIETMAKAARDKGLEYLVISDHSVSAYYANGLSPERIAAQHQEIDALNAKLAPFKIFKSIEADILGDGSLDYNANILNTFDLVIASVHSNLKMMLEKAMSRVIAAVQNPFTTILGHPTGRLLLSREGYPIDHKMVIDACAAHDVVIEINAHPRRLDIDWRWIEYAMEKGVLLSIDPDAHSVAGYHDVYYGVMAAQKGGLTARHNLSSFSLKEFEEFLAKYTAKKQTKAVA, encoded by the coding sequence ATGACCAACTACGAAATTGCTGACCATTTTTCGCTGCTGTCAAAATTGATGGACATACATGGCGAGAATTCTTTCAAGTCGAAATCATATAGCATAGCCGCATTTAACATCGAGAAGCTGCCTGTAGAGATCGAAGACATGGATGACTCACAGCTATTTAGCCAGAAAGGAATTGGTGAAAGTACGGGTAAAAAGATTCGTGAGATACAACAGAGCGGAAAACTAGACGCGCTGGAGAAAATCATGTCAACAACGCCACTGGGAGTATTGGAAATGCTGCACATCAAAGGTCTGGGACCCAAAAAAATATCAGTGATATGGAAAGAGATGGGTATCGAAACCTTAGGGGAACTTGAATATGCATGTAATGAGAACCGCCTGGCTGCCATCAAGGGCTTTGGTGCAAAAACACAGGACGGGGTACTTCAAAGTATCTCATATTATCGTAAGAACCAGGGCTTTCACTTGTGGGCAGATGTTGAGGAAACTGCAATACACCTGGTGATACAGCTCCAAAAAACATTTACTGGCAACCTGTTTGCCCTGACCGGCGACATGCGAAGGCAAAATGAGGTAGTAGAATTTGTCGAGATCGTAAGTGACATCACAAAGGAAACTGCCATCAGGCAGTTTGAAGCGATTGCAGACACGGTTGTGGAAGAAGATCCCAATAACCTGCTCATAATACGCATACCAGAGCAACCGGTTATTAAGTTTCACTTGTGCAACACGGCTGCCTTCTATCACACTTTGTTTGCTACAACGGGTAGCAGTGAATTCATGAAGGCTTTTCTTGAAAAATACACTCTCCCTGCAACACCCGAAAACGAGGAGGTCATTTTCACGCAAAACAACCTTTCCTATATTCAACCAGCGATGCGGGAAACTGCGGGCATCCTGGACAAGGCTGCGGCGCACACGATGTATGATATCATCATGCCTCCAGATATAAAGGGCATCATACATAGCCACTCTACTTGGAGCGATGGCGCAGATACCATTGAAACAATGGCCAAAGCCGCGAGGGATAAAGGCCTTGAATACCTGGTGATCAGCGACCACTCAGTGTCTGCATATTATGCCAATGGCCTTTCGCCAGAACGCATTGCAGCGCAACACCAGGAAATAGACGCACTAAATGCAAAACTGGCACCATTTAAGATATTTAAGAGCATTGAGGCCGACATTCTTGGAGATGGCAGCCTCGACTATAACGCCAATATTTTGAACACCTTCGATCTTGTTATCGCTTCGGTACACAGCAATTTGAAAATGATGTTGGAAAAAGCAATGAGCCGGGTGATAGCCGCAGTTCAAAATCCGTTTACGACAATCCTGGGACACCCAACGGGCCGTTTATTATTATCGCGGGAAGGCTATCCTATTGATCATAAGATGGTGATAGATGCATGTGCGGCACACGACGTGGTGATCGAAATAAACGCGCACCCTAGAAGGTTAGATATTGACTGGCGCTGGATAGAGTATGCTATGGAAAAAGGAGTATTGTTATCCATCGACCCTGATGCCCACTCTGTAGCAGGCTATCACGATGTTTATTATGGTGTGATGGCCGCTCAAAAAGGCGGTCTTACTGCCCGTCATAACCTTAGCAGCTTTTCTTTAAAAGAGTTTGAAGAATTCCTGGCCAAATACACAGCTAAAAAGCAAACTAAAGCGGTAGCTTAA
- a CDS encoding dipeptidase encodes MQVWNDYLSQNKQRFLDELLDLLRIPSVSADSKYKEDVARCAEAVKQSLLNAGCDNAEVCPTAGHPIVYGEKMIDPSLPTVLVYGHYDVQPADPLDLWHSGPFEPVIKDEKIYARGACDDKGQMFMHVKALEVMTKTNTLACNIKFMIEGEEEVGSVNLGKFLEGNKEKLKADIVLVSDTSMISMEHPSLETGLRGLAYMEVEVTGPNRDLHSGVYGGAVANPINILCKMIASLHDENNHITIPGFYDKVQELSEADRKALNNAPFDPEEYKNDLGVKAVWGEKGYTTLERTGVRPTLDVNGIWGGYTGEGAKTVLPSKAYAKISMRLVPDQTSHEIAKMFQQHFESIAPDYVHVKVTEHHGGEPVVTPTDSAAYKAAAEAIKTSFGKEPIPTRGGGSIPIIALFEKILGLKTVLFGFGLDNDNIHSPNEKYDVFNYFKGIETLPYFHKYFAEMSKN; translated from the coding sequence ATGCAAGTTTGGAACGACTACTTATCTCAAAACAAACAACGCTTTCTCGATGAACTGCTTGATTTGTTACGTATTCCATCGGTTAGCGCCGACAGCAAATACAAAGAAGATGTTGCGCGCTGTGCTGAAGCAGTGAAACAAAGTCTGCTTAATGCAGGTTGCGATAATGCAGAAGTTTGTCCAACCGCCGGCCACCCCATTGTGTATGGAGAGAAAATGATCGATCCGTCTTTACCTACTGTGTTAGTTTACGGTCACTATGATGTTCAACCAGCCGATCCGCTGGATCTATGGCACAGTGGTCCCTTTGAGCCTGTAATCAAGGACGAAAAGATCTATGCCCGTGGCGCTTGCGATGACAAAGGCCAGATGTTTATGCACGTAAAGGCTCTGGAAGTAATGACAAAAACCAATACCCTTGCCTGCAATATTAAATTCATGATCGAAGGAGAGGAAGAAGTGGGTTCTGTAAACCTTGGCAAGTTTCTTGAGGGCAATAAAGAAAAACTGAAAGCAGACATCGTACTTGTATCAGATACTTCGATGATCAGCATGGAGCATCCTTCATTAGAAACCGGGCTCCGCGGCCTTGCTTATATGGAAGTTGAGGTAACTGGCCCTAACCGCGATCTTCATAGCGGTGTTTATGGCGGTGCTGTAGCTAATCCAATAAACATCCTTTGCAAAATGATCGCATCATTGCACGATGAGAACAATCATATTACCATTCCGGGCTTTTATGACAAGGTACAGGAACTAAGCGAAGCTGACCGCAAAGCGCTTAACAACGCTCCCTTCGATCCCGAAGAATACAAAAATGACCTTGGTGTAAAAGCTGTATGGGGAGAAAAGGGATACACCACGCTGGAACGTACAGGCGTGCGCCCTACTCTGGATGTGAACGGCATTTGGGGCGGCTATACAGGAGAAGGTGCCAAAACAGTATTGCCGTCTAAAGCCTATGCTAAAATATCTATGAGGCTGGTGCCAGACCAGACTTCACACGAGATCGCCAAAATGTTCCAGCAACATTTTGAGAGTATTGCCCCCGATTACGTACATGTGAAAGTCACCGAGCATCATGGAGGCGAACCCGTAGTTACCCCGACCGACTCAGCTGCATACAAAGCCGCTGCGGAGGCCATTAAAACCTCGTTTGGCAAAGAGCCCATCCCTACGCGCGGCGGTGGAAGTATTCCTATTATTGCCCTTTTTGAGAAGATCCTTGGTTTAAAGACGGTGCTTTTCGGATTCGGATTGGATAATGATAACATCCATTCGCCAAACGAGAAGTATGACGTATTCAACTATTTTAAAGGTATCGAGACACTTCCCTATTTCCATAAGTACTTTGCCGAAATGAGCAAGAACTAG
- the cmk gene encoding (d)CMP kinase, producing the protein MKAPKIIVAIDGYSSCGKSTLARQLAAKLGYNYIDSGAMYRAITLYFLRNGVNIRDKEQVAEALSNIHLTFVFNEHTGKSEICLNEENAEHQIRDMLVAEKVSEIAAIREVRSFAVAQQKQMGKKKGIVMDGRDIGTVVFPDAELKVFMTAEPDIRVMRRYDELVATNPSITIDEVKHNLELRDYIDSNREESPLRQAEDAIVLDNSVLTREEQLHKVIDWVKERASVIA; encoded by the coding sequence ATGAAGGCTCCGAAGATAATTGTAGCGATAGACGGTTATTCCTCATGCGGCAAGAGTACGCTGGCAAGGCAACTCGCTGCAAAGCTTGGGTACAACTACATAGATAGCGGCGCCATGTATCGCGCGATAACGCTCTATTTTTTGCGAAATGGTGTTAATATCCGCGACAAAGAACAAGTAGCGGAGGCTCTCTCGAACATTCATCTGACATTTGTTTTCAATGAACATACAGGTAAGTCCGAAATATGCCTGAATGAAGAAAATGCGGAACACCAGATACGCGATATGCTGGTAGCGGAAAAGGTGAGTGAAATTGCAGCTATACGGGAGGTGCGCAGTTTTGCGGTGGCACAGCAAAAACAAATGGGCAAGAAAAAGGGCATCGTGATGGATGGCCGTGATATAGGCACAGTAGTATTTCCGGATGCAGAACTTAAAGTATTTATGACGGCGGAGCCCGATATACGTGTTATGCGCCGCTACGATGAGCTGGTAGCAACCAATCCTAGCATTACCATAGATGAGGTAAAACATAACCTTGAACTTCGTGACTATATCGACAGCAACCGTGAAGAGTCTCCGTTACGACAGGCTGAAGATGCCATAGTACTTGACAACAGTGTACTTACCCGTGAAGAACAGTTGCATAAAGTAATAGATTGGGTAAAAGAACGAGCTAGCGTCATAGCTTGA
- the mnmA gene encoding tRNA 2-thiouridine(34) synthase MnmA produces MSRNGKVLVAMSGGIDSTVTALMLHHQGYEVVGITMKTWDYASAGGGKKETGCCNLDSFNDARQAAVEHGFPHYVLDIREEFGDFVVNNFVDEYMAGRTPNPCVLCNTHIKWAALLKRADALNCDFIATGHYVKVREENSRFVLSKAKDLTKDQSYVLWGLGQDCLSRSLYPLGDYLKTEVRQMAFDMGYKELSKKAESYEICFVPDNDYRNFLKHRIPTLEAEVEGGNYVLADGSVVGKHRGYPFYTIGQRKGLDIALGKPVFVTKIIPETNTVVLGEADELQQSGMMVSGLNLIKYAEIPTGMEATTKIRYKDPGTESKLYPEGDILHVHFDHVVSSIAPGQSAVFYEGDDVIGGGIIRSGL; encoded by the coding sequence ATGAGCAGGAACGGTAAAGTTTTGGTGGCGATGAGCGGCGGTATTGACAGTACCGTTACGGCCCTTATGCTGCACCACCAGGGATACGAGGTTGTAGGTATTACCATGAAAACATGGGACTATGCATCGGCGGGTGGCGGCAAAAAGGAAACTGGTTGCTGCAACCTTGATTCGTTCAACGATGCCCGCCAGGCAGCCGTTGAACATGGCTTCCCTCATTATGTACTGGATATACGCGAAGAATTCGGCGATTTTGTGGTGAATAACTTCGTTGATGAGTACATGGCAGGGCGCACACCCAATCCATGTGTACTTTGTAATACCCACATTAAGTGGGCAGCCCTATTGAAACGGGCGGATGCTCTTAACTGCGATTTTATTGCGACCGGTCACTATGTAAAGGTCCGTGAAGAAAATAGCCGTTTTGTACTTTCTAAGGCCAAAGACCTGACCAAAGACCAGAGCTATGTGCTTTGGGGACTTGGGCAGGATTGCCTGAGTCGCAGCCTGTACCCGTTGGGCGACTACCTGAAAACGGAAGTGCGCCAGATGGCCTTTGATATGGGTTATAAAGAACTTTCGAAGAAAGCAGAGAGCTACGAGATCTGTTTTGTTCCAGATAACGACTACCGCAATTTCCTGAAACACCGTATCCCGACATTGGAAGCGGAGGTAGAAGGGGGCAACTATGTTCTGGCAGACGGAAGCGTGGTCGGAAAGCATCGCGGTTATCCTTTTTATACCATTGGCCAGCGAAAGGGGCTGGATATTGCCCTCGGCAAGCCAGTTTTCGTTACTAAGATCATCCCTGAGACCAATACGGTGGTGCTGGGTGAAGCTGACGAACTGCAACAAAGCGGCATGATGGTGAGCGGGCTGAACCTGATCAAGTATGCCGAAATACCGACAGGAATGGAAGCGACTACCAAGATCCGCTACAAAGATCCGGGTACGGAAAGCAAATTGTATCCTGAAGGCGATATACTACACGTGCATTTTGACCACGTAGTAAGTAGTATCGCTCCGGGCCAGTCGGCAGTATTTTATGAAGGGGACGATGTGATCGGTGGCGGTATCATACGTTCGGGTCTGTAG
- the aroB gene encoding 3-dehydroquinate synthase, giving the protein MQYSLTFPTGTVQYMLHSHFEALDGICDRKQAIIITDSNIAGQYKSLFQSFQAVITIPAGEKNKSLTTASSVITQLLAQKTTKKTWIIGVGGGVVTDIAGFVASVYMRGVPFGFVPTSLLGMVDAAIGGKNGVNLGLQKNLVGNIKQPRFILYDTSFLKTLPEKEWSNGFAEIIKYAMVFDERLFTELSKRDIGYYRDNPNALSTLIESCVNMKNKIVLADEQEGGARKLLNFGHTAGHAFETLYQLPHGYAVGLGMILACIISEKYGLHSSAKNKLAIALLKYQLPITLDFDKSRIMEILRLDKKGNADSIDFIMLQHIGEAVVRNIPFDVIENSLSYFTYASSH; this is encoded by the coding sequence ATGCAGTATAGCCTAACTTTTCCTACCGGTACCGTCCAATACATGCTTCATAGCCATTTTGAGGCACTGGATGGCATTTGCGACCGTAAACAGGCAATTATCATTACCGATAGTAATATTGCGGGTCAGTATAAAAGCCTTTTTCAATCGTTCCAAGCGGTGATCACCATACCTGCAGGTGAAAAGAACAAGTCATTGACCACAGCCAGTTCTGTCATTACCCAGCTTTTGGCCCAGAAAACCACAAAAAAGACCTGGATAATCGGTGTAGGAGGAGGTGTGGTAACGGATATTGCAGGATTTGTTGCATCTGTTTATATGCGCGGGGTACCCTTCGGTTTTGTACCCACCTCCCTTTTAGGGATGGTAGATGCTGCTATCGGTGGAAAAAACGGGGTTAACCTAGGACTTCAGAAAAACCTGGTAGGCAACATCAAGCAGCCCAGGTTCATTTTATACGATACAAGCTTTCTGAAAACACTCCCTGAGAAGGAATGGAGTAATGGGTTTGCGGAAATAATTAAGTACGCCATGGTTTTTGACGAGCGTCTTTTTACAGAACTGTCAAAAAGGGACATTGGTTACTACAGGGACAACCCGAATGCACTGTCGACCCTGATCGAAAGCTGTGTAAATATGAAGAACAAAATAGTACTGGCCGATGAACAGGAAGGCGGTGCCAGGAAACTATTGAACTTCGGGCATACTGCCGGCCATGCCTTTGAAACTCTTTACCAACTGCCACACGGCTATGCGGTAGGACTAGGAATGATCCTTGCCTGCATCATCTCTGAAAAATATGGCCTGCATAGTTCGGCCAAGAATAAACTTGCGATCGCCCTGCTGAAGTATCAATTGCCAATAACGCTTGATTTTGACAAGAGCAGGATCATGGAAATATTGCGCCTTGACAAGAAGGGCAATGCAGACTCCATCGACTTCATAATGTTGCAGCACATTGGAGAAGCGGTTGTAAGAAATATTCCTTTCGATGTGATAGAGAACTCACTATCCTATTTTACCTATGCAAGCAGCCATTAG